The genomic window GCCTTGGTTGTCAACGCAAATTAGTGTTGTTGATATGTTGCCAGGGGATACTGATCTAAGGATGAGTAGCGTTaggttacatgtacacacacacgttTGTCCCACAGCCATAGCGTCTGATGGTGTAGATGAAAAAAGAATGTTTGACGTCATCTGTGATGTCATACAGTACGTAAACGCTCTCGGTGCATGCCCCTTATTTGGTATTAACTTTGGAGCAGGTGCATGGGGGCGGGGGTGGATTCTAGGTTTTCCTAGAAAAACCCAGTCAGGAAAAATACAAGGAAGAAACCCCTGGGGTTTGCGTATCCTGACAGTTAATAGATATGTCATCTCTTGCTGTGATTGTTATCAGACTCCTTAGGCCTAGGAaagttaatgttgtgtttctggtttctggaaaaaattagggtcggtacATTTGTAAGTAGGGATTGTCTTCCTTTTTTGCTTTTTAGATTTTGGCCAAAGTGATCCAAAAATGAAGTTTtggactccagccttgcaaaggtgtttttctgtgctgcagTATAGTATGAATGTGGCTTCAGTGCACTGACACAGTAATTTCATGGTAACTTTATCAGTCAAactcaaagtggccatcccctgatcTGTCGTCtcagtcaggcttgacctgattagtaccagTCCAGTACAGCAGGGTTCTGGTATTTTGGTTTCAATTCAAGATTTATTTATTGAACTTCGCAGTGAGATCACTGAATTACATTCATTGTACAAATAACAAGGTAAAAGCTTTTATGACTCACAGTATTGCACATTTCGTAGTAATGattaaaagtttcaagattattCCACATTTCTCCTTAACCAGAATAaataacacagacatatattccactttaacaaaaaaatgtgtatACATAAATTGCACTTCATTTTTTCCTTCGATTGACTGTTGATGGCATTATGAATGGTAGCGGCTAGCTGCTCATGATGAAAATTATTGTCCAAACTTATTGAGCAAGTTGCACATGTATGGGATGGGAGAATTGCTGTAtctgtttgttgttgctttgGGGCAGTTCAGTTTCTTGCTGTTTCTAGTTACGTGGCCTGAAACCTGAAGCCTGGTTGGTGGCAGCCAGTCTCTGTACTCAGACAGACACGAGCAGTGTCTTGCAAATTTGAGGCAAGGCTGctcctgtacctaattgattgtaccagTATTGTACCAATGCACAGCTCTTTTCTAAACAGTTGTATTTCTCCATTCTGTACTGAAAACAGGTGGCGCGGTTTCGAGAAGAATTCCAGCTACCAGCAGGCGTTCAAGGCCGGCGAGGACGGAAAGATAGTCACCAGCCAGCCGGTCAGGATGTCCGACGACCGCAACGGGCCGCAGGTGTCTGGCGACTATATTACCAGGTGAGGAGAGTAGCACTACTTCTAAGGGCAGTTCAATTTCGTAGGTGCCAACATGTGGTGAAGACCTTGTGGATTTGTGAGTAGTgtagagatacatgtagctgcaatgGTGCACCATTCTTAGTTTTGacaaatcttaacttttgaaattttaagAAATCCAATTTGATTTTAGCCGCGTaaactgtcactagtcaaccgttgaaatttcatcatcacgtGAGTGCGTCAAGACGtcaccaacgtggacccgctggacagagccgcttggaggcgcggtgtgaagactggccgactgctgcctacccctgcgtcagggaaccccgcGGCAGTAttatctaatactggatactactactacaacagtttactactgctactacaaatatttgatcactaacatttgaggcAGTGATATTTGTTCCCATCGTTAGAATTGAATGCAGtgaaccagaaacacaacatttttcctagGCCGCATGTATTGATTTGTGATCCTTGTTTTACTGTAGGGTGACCAACGATGCGCGTGAAGATGAAATGAATGAGAACTTGACTCAAGTAGGTGGCATCATCGGTAACCTGAAGCACATGGCCATGGACATGGGCAACGAGTTGGACATGCAAAACACACAACTGGACAGGATCGAAACAAAGGTGGGTGGAAACTCTGGGcagggagaaaaaaaagaaagtgatctcgatccagtttagctcactgaagagctaatcttccactggttgtaaGAGACACTAtgtatagtatttacaggttcattgtaccagggaaaatcccctagctctttttgacaagcacaatgaacattggaccacggcttaacgccaggactgcgaccctttctggttgcgtgcatgtcgggtgagcgacatagccgggatcaaactcgcagcttctagttccagaggcaagatcgctaaccactggactacgcacgctacacgCTACTGTCAGGATTGGTAGCGTTTTTACTGAAAAGTAGTGCTTGTAGTTATAATCAACTTTTGTTAAAATTTGAAGACTGTCAGAAAGATGCActgaatgatatataaatcaaagACTGCATTGGATGATTTGTGACGATATGTAAATTTGGGTGATGTAATTGTGTGCTGTTGGTCAACcaacttggagaccccggttcaatcctgggaaggacaTCTCGGTTAAGGCTGTACCTGTCTTCCGAAAGGTTGTCCTGAGTTTGAGGTTGTTTCtccagcatgttaaaggggaagagctatcaacccctccctgtagaaatataacctgctacagaaacagcaaggaaacttactgccctatgtgccactaggaactagaagggtctgaacaaacgaacaaacaaatagTTTTGTGGTatgaaatttttttaaataactgCCGCATATTTAGACTGTGCGTTTGTGTTCCAGGCTGACTCCAACGTGGACAGAATCCAACTTGCTGACAAGAGGGCCAACAAGGTGCTGAGAAAGCAGTGAAAGTGCAGCAGACACATGTGGTGGACAGACAGAGTACCAGAGGATCTATGTAAACAACTTCTCTCTAAGATTGAGACGGGGACCCAGTTAAACGTGCCTTATGTCAGGAGATATAATATCAGAGTTATACTTTGTAGTCACGAGGGTATAGGACAATAAAGatttcgcctgatgacccacccGCCTTAATCAATGGTGGTCTGTGGTTGTCGGTAAAGGGAGCCAAATGCTTTTATTATCAAACTGCCCTTTTACTCCTTTACTGAATGCACTTCAAGGTGGGGATCATCAAAACACCATACGTGACATCCATGTCTTTATTGAACTCTTTTTGCTATTCCAAGCAGCATAGGGAATCACTTGGTTCTCTTGTTGTTATAGAAAATTTGAAGTTATAATCATAATTCAACCATAAAGCATAGTGATGATAACAGAGTGAAAATgcttgagagagagagagagtgctAATACCTAGCTGGATTGTGTTGTACATATGATACACCTTATAAACACGCCCAAATGGTAGGTGTAACCAACGAGGGTGGACCTTTTTGGAATCAAcagaataagaaaatgttgctgGTGCTTCTATAATTGTAGATTATAGTGACTATAGACTATAGAATCAGACTGTAGTATCAGGGAAGATGCTACTAGTATCTTTTCCATGACATGGTCAGTTTGTTGTACCTTAATTATAACATCCTTCTGTCTTTGTCACTTTGACCAAAGTTCGAGAGTTGTCATCGGTTTTCCTTTTAACTAAATGGTTCTACAGAATTAGTACATGATAGTTGTTCATATGTGATTTTGCACGGATTAGAAAGGCTATTTAGTTATCCTATTCAACAATGCCGTTCCAATAAGTCAATGCATTTTAAGATCTCAAGACCAGATTTTTTAAGACCAACAGAATGATGAAATGTGTCATACCAGTGTACTACTTGCAACAATGAGTGCAACATTTAGATACAACCCTTTGTGGTGTGATAGGGTCCTTCTCAATATGTTTGATCATACATGATGAAAACAGCCGATGTGAAAGAATTAAGTGAGGTGAGTATATGATGTACAAGAAAACCATTGTTCTTCGAACATGAAAACAGCTGTAAGAGTGTCagaacaacattgttttgtcgtatttgttcacacctgtccaaaCGACAAGAGGAAAATCTTGCAAATTTTTACACGTGATTGCATTAAAACCTCAAACCAGGCACTTGTGTATTACACCACATTGAGATCCGTCTCTCTCCCTTCCAGACATGCATGTAGTCACAACGATTTTACCTCGCTTCCATACTTCTACTGCATGGTGATCATATGATACTAAAGCGGGTATATCCCTGGACTCCATCTAATTGTGCCAAATTATTGTGGCAACTATTTTCCCgattttcccttgcggtcacactgatgTCAACTGATACAAACAAAATGACCGTGcccaaaatattacattttcagatacaagataacttttttAGAAATCACAGTGAGTTAAAAATCAATCTACTTGcaatgattaagattcatcaaaaagaaatgtgccgtttttgcgccattttgctaattgcaatttttttttaattttcaaaagatTCACAATTTTAAGATCAAAACCGGATGGCGCTGCCTTGCGCCAGTTTACAAATCTCTCTCGCAATTTGGTGCAGTcaagtgagatacctgcttttAAGGACCAGGTAGTGCTATGTCTGTacttgaaaagaaaaacttGCAACCCAAGAGCTGTACAGTATCTATAATACAATTTCAGCTTCCAAGAGGAAACAGTTTAGAATTGTTGTTGGTGGGATTTCTCAAAATTTGTTTTTGGTACGATTGTCTCATCCAGTCATGGGAAGTGCAGCGAATTGAGCATCACGTGGCTCAACAACATGCACGCATGAGTGGCCAACAGTGCTGAAGTTTGTCACGTGTATCAATCGTACTGTTCTTCAACATGTGCACAGTCTGGATCACTTAACACATACAAGAGGGAGAGAGATCTTTAGACTGTGGGGTGTATTGTACACCATACATATTcagtgatttttgttttgtacatgtgagctaaggccacacaaatttaatttcttggttaacagatttttaaagataattttatcacaaggacatcattaaaacagaaagctggggtgaaaacttgcacctgaccctgttcactccctgaaactatgtgcaccaaagtacaaagtttcctctgagattctgttttcgtgttgattttccaatctagcattttttcaaaaattctgttaaacaagaaattaaattgttgtggcctaaagACTAGTTAGATGTAATGGAATAGTTGCATCTGTTTCAAAGGTGCAAAGACAACTGATTTGATATCTTAAGAATAATCACTGAATTGTGCCATTCTTtgcccttttagttttacacaaAGATGGTACAATTCTGGTGTCTTCCATGTCGTATGTGATGTTTATACAATAGAAACTAGCTACTGTAACATtaataaacaaactttaaggattAATCAACAGGGTTGTATCCATACAGAAATTCAACTGTTTCAACTTAGACTCAGTATCCAGTGATAACATTTTGATATTTGTGTTTCTGATACATTGTTTAAAAAGACAATCTAAATATCAACACATGTGAACTGAAAAGCCTAGGTTGGAATTTTCTAGGTCTTTCTGTGGAAATACAGTAGGTACTATGATAGATTGAACACAACATGTTTAGACTTTAATTGGCATAGGATTTggttaacttaacttaacaatCTAGTCTTCTTGCTTCTTTAATAGGATGCAAGACTGCAATTCCGTGTTGCATGCTTTTCGTATAAGACTTATGAATGTGATATTTTGAAAGCATTGTATGGCGAGAAATTCGTTTTCACATGACAgttgaatagaccgatcccatagacCAGCTCACttccatcaaaacatagaaatgtaaaataaaaacatgacaatgcaaattttgatggacatgcagccactctct from Branchiostoma lanceolatum isolate klBraLanc5 chromosome 4, klBraLanc5.hap2, whole genome shotgun sequence includes these protein-coding regions:
- the LOC136432454 gene encoding synaptosomal-associated protein 25-like yields the protein MATEEDMRDELYNMQQKMDQTTDDSLESTRRMLQMAEESQDVGIKTLVMLDEQGEQLDRVEEGLDRINEDMRQAERNLTNLEKCCGLCVCPWKKWRGFEKNSSYQQAFKAGEDGKIVTSQPVRMSDDRNGPQVSGDYITRVTNDAREDEMNENLTQVGGIIGNLKHMAMDMGNELDMQNTQLDRIETKADSNVDRIQLADKRANKVLRKQ